In one window of Verrucomicrobiota bacterium DNA:
- a CDS encoding helix-turn-helix transcriptional regulator, with product MDAKTILGRFVRKLREQKELTQEQLASKTGITYQYLSGMENGRENFSIDILDSLGKALDCPLPQLVAAAYAPAAIASGVLVDKTLFRPKVPLPPGMKVSHLEAAMNATQSIIARINANLVASGAKPLLEYIQGNNFSGLVSNVLCDALHDHSPYKHNSHQAYPDLINPSVKELGKPAGLEVKSTIQIGKGGESHNGHSGWHLVACFLIEPQTGNIRFIHLMFTVLNGHSHAAPDWTYVGSKVNETTGSRRTETYNTTLIGTTKLRDGSVFLDPNAVNFKRWRQQRRGPVPAYSIFAAA from the coding sequence ATGGACGCGAAGACCATTCTTGGCCGCTTTGTCCGCAAGTTGCGCGAGCAAAAAGAACTCACCCAGGAACAACTGGCAAGCAAAACCGGCATCACCTACCAGTATCTCTCCGGCATGGAGAACGGGCGGGAGAACTTCTCCATAGACATCCTCGATTCGCTGGGCAAGGCGTTGGATTGCCCTTTACCACAGTTGGTGGCGGCAGCCTATGCACCAGCCGCAATCGCTTCCGGTGTCCTGGTGGACAAGACGCTTTTTCGCCCGAAGGTTCCGTTGCCGCCTGGCATGAAGGTTTCGCACTTGGAGGCTGCCATGAACGCGACGCAAAGCATCATCGCCCGGATCAATGCGAACCTGGTCGCTAGCGGCGCGAAGCCGTTGCTGGAATACATTCAAGGGAACAATTTCAGCGGGCTGGTTTCGAATGTGTTGTGTGACGCGCTGCACGACCATTCGCCTTACAAACACAATTCCCACCAAGCTTATCCCGATCTGATCAACCCTTCCGTGAAAGAACTGGGCAAGCCGGCTGGGTTGGAGGTCAAGTCCACGATCCAGATTGGCAAGGGCGGGGAAAGTCACAACGGACATTCGGGCTGGCATCTCGTTGCGTGCTTTCTGATTGAGCCGCAGACCGGCAACATTCGTTTCATCCATCTCATGTTCACGGTTCTCAACGGGCACAGTCATGCTGCACCTGATTGGACGTACGTAGGCAGCAAGGTGAACGAAACCACCGGCAGCCGGCGAACCGAAACCTACAACACGACACTGATCGGAACGACGAAGCTGCGGGATGGTTCTGTTTTCCTCGATCCGAACGCCGTGAACTTCAAACGATGGCGCCAGCAGAGGCGCGGGCCTGTTCCCGCTTATTCGATTTTCGCTGCTGCTTGA
- a CDS encoding tetratricopeptide repeat protein, with amino-acid sequence MRSGGNRPQPAANSSPQRAQFKTANDQQTFATYAGSESCRDCHAQAYSHWTNSHHALAERSVDANLDRAAFEPPRSIRHGSQNSEARTRDGHFELVTAGLEAGTTAFTPARVLGVDPLRQFLFPARGGRWQVGELSFDPHKAEWFDVYGDEDRRPGEWGHWTGRGMTWNSMCASCHNTRLRKNYSPATDSYATGMAERGVGCEACHGPLGAHVAWQRQHRASTTKDPTSPRLDKNQMFDACGSCHARRGELTGDFTPGENFFDHFALAIPDGSDVFHPDGQVREEDYEFTSFLSSRMYAAGVRCLDCHEPHSSKSLVRGDALCLRCHSPPVAPAPKIDPVSHTHHKADTPGSHCVDCHMPQTTYMQRHARRDHGFTIPDPLLTRQHNIPNACNRCHVSRSVDWSLAAVEKWYGPRMNRPTRTRARTIASARGGDSNAVVALLQLAHEEKVGLWRASATRLLGRWATETAVKPALLERVGDADPLVRTEAAQSLEPLFESGDTAAAKSLRHLLNDSVRAVRLAAAGVLLRELNTNSPAGQDFMRELAFNLDQPVGALRFGGFLMERGDAASALPWLQRAVNWDGNSPPFRQALAVCLSANGRAPDAVREFEAACRLAPGDAGYRFQLALAFNEAGRLTDAVAALEQTVKLDPQHAQGWYNLGLGYSAQGRETEAIEALLRAETIEPDSPRAPYARATIHVRLGQTAEARRAAERALALQPNFREAAELLRQLPTETP; translated from the coding sequence ATGAGGAGCGGCGGAAACAGGCCGCAGCCCGCCGCAAATTCGTCGCCACAGCGGGCGCAATTCAAAACCGCCAACGACCAGCAGACTTTCGCCACTTACGCCGGCTCGGAAAGTTGCCGCGATTGCCATGCACAAGCTTACAGCCATTGGACCAATTCGCACCATGCGCTGGCCGAGCGGTCGGTTGATGCAAATCTCGACCGCGCCGCGTTTGAGCCGCCGAGGTCGATCCGACACGGCTCGCAAAACTCCGAGGCGCGCACGCGCGACGGCCACTTTGAACTCGTCACTGCCGGTCTTGAAGCAGGAACCACCGCCTTCACGCCTGCCCGTGTTCTCGGCGTCGATCCCCTGCGGCAATTTCTTTTCCCGGCCCGCGGCGGGCGCTGGCAGGTGGGCGAACTTAGTTTCGATCCGCACAAGGCCGAGTGGTTCGACGTCTATGGCGACGAAGACCGGCGCCCCGGCGAATGGGGACATTGGACCGGCCGCGGCATGACGTGGAATTCGATGTGCGCCTCGTGTCACAACACCCGGCTCCGCAAAAACTATAGCCCCGCGACTGACTCATACGCCACGGGCATGGCCGAACGTGGTGTTGGCTGCGAAGCCTGTCATGGCCCGCTGGGCGCGCATGTGGCGTGGCAGCGGCAACATCGCGCCTCGACGACGAAGGATCCGACCTCGCCTCGCCTCGACAAGAACCAGATGTTCGACGCCTGTGGCTCGTGCCACGCGCGGCGCGGCGAATTGACCGGTGACTTCACGCCGGGCGAAAACTTCTTCGATCACTTCGCACTGGCAATTCCCGATGGGTCGGATGTGTTCCATCCCGACGGTCAAGTGCGCGAAGAGGACTACGAGTTCACTTCTTTTCTCAGCAGCCGGATGTACGCCGCCGGCGTGCGCTGCCTCGATTGCCACGAGCCTCATTCGAGCAAGAGCCTCGTGCGCGGCGATGCGCTCTGCCTGCGCTGCCACAGCCCTCCGGTCGCGCCCGCGCCGAAAATCGATCCCGTGTCGCACACACATCACAAGGCCGACACGCCTGGCAGTCATTGCGTCGATTGCCACATGCCGCAGACGACTTACATGCAACGCCACGCCCGGCGCGATCACGGCTTCACAATTCCCGATCCCTTGCTCACGCGGCAGCACAACATCCCCAACGCCTGCAACCGCTGCCACGTCAGCCGCAGCGTGGATTGGTCGCTCGCCGCGGTGGAGAAATGGTACGGCCCGCGCATGAACCGCCCGACGCGCACCCGCGCACGGACGATCGCCAGTGCGCGTGGAGGTGACAGCAACGCTGTGGTCGCACTCCTGCAATTGGCGCACGAGGAGAAGGTCGGGCTTTGGCGGGCCTCCGCGACCCGACTGCTCGGCCGGTGGGCCACGGAAACCGCAGTCAAGCCGGCCCTGCTCGAACGCGTCGGCGATGCCGATCCGCTGGTGCGCACCGAAGCCGCGCAATCACTCGAACCACTTTTTGAATCCGGCGACACGGCGGCGGCGAAGAGCCTGCGCCATCTCCTGAACGATAGCGTCCGCGCGGTGCGCTTGGCGGCGGCTGGCGTGCTGCTTCGTGAGTTGAATACCAATTCACCCGCCGGTCAGGATTTCATGCGCGAACTCGCCTTCAATCTCGATCAGCCGGTGGGCGCGCTTCGATTCGGTGGCTTCCTGATGGAGCGCGGCGATGCAGCGTCTGCGCTGCCGTGGCTGCAACGGGCCGTGAATTGGGACGGCAATTCGCCGCCCTTCCGCCAGGCGTTGGCCGTCTGCTTGAGTGCCAATGGGCGCGCCCCCGACGCGGTGCGCGAATTCGAAGCCGCCTGCCGCCTCGCGCCGGGCGACGCCGGTTACCGCTTTCAACTTGCGCTGGCCTTCAACGAAGCCGGCAGGCTGACCGACGCCGTCGCGGCCCTGGAGCAAACCGTGAAGCTGGACCCGCAGCACGCGCAGGGCTGGTACAACCTCGGTCTCGGCTACTCTGCTCAAGGCCGCGAAACCGAGGCCATCGAGGCGCTGTTACGCGCGGAGACCATCGAACCAGACAGCCCGCGTGCGCCGTACGCGCGGGCCACGATTCACGTCCGCTTGGGGCAGACTGCCGAAGCCCGCCGCGCAGCGGAGCGAGCGCTGGCATTGCAGCCGAATTTTCGTGAAGCCGCGGAGTTGCTGCGCCAGCTCCCGACGGAGACGCCATGA
- a CDS encoding sugar phosphate isomerase/epimerase encodes MTTNRRQFLASTAAALALGKFAPLFAAETKPRFKIGACDWSIGKMADPAALEVAQQIGLDGVQVSLGTLANDMHLRRPEVQQRYRDAAKKFGVEVLSLAIGELNNIPYKSDPRTIPWVRDCVDVGRAMGCRVVLLAFFHNNDLRNDKAGTDETVRRLKEVAPKAEQAGVILGIESWLSAEEHLGIIERVGSPAVKVYYDVANSTERGYDIGKGIRWLGKQGQICEFHMKENGALLGQGKVDFKKVRAALDDIGYRGAMQIEGAVPPGGKLVESYIRNRKFLREIFPADA; translated from the coding sequence ATGACAACCAATCGCCGCCAGTTCCTCGCCAGCACCGCAGCCGCCCTCGCTCTTGGAAAGTTCGCGCCGCTCTTCGCCGCAGAAACAAAGCCCCGTTTCAAAATCGGCGCGTGCGATTGGTCCATCGGCAAAATGGCCGACCCGGCGGCGCTGGAGGTCGCCCAGCAGATTGGCCTCGACGGCGTGCAAGTGAGCCTCGGGACGTTGGCCAACGACATGCACTTGCGGCGCCCCGAGGTGCAGCAACGCTACCGGGACGCGGCGAAGAAGTTCGGCGTCGAGGTGCTGTCGCTGGCCATTGGTGAACTGAACAATATTCCCTACAAGAGCGACCCGCGCACGATTCCTTGGGTCCGTGATTGTGTTGATGTCGGCCGTGCGATGGGCTGCCGCGTCGTCCTGCTCGCGTTCTTTCACAACAACGATTTGCGCAACGACAAAGCCGGGACGGACGAAACCGTGCGCCGGTTGAAGGAAGTCGCGCCGAAAGCGGAGCAGGCCGGCGTCATTCTCGGCATCGAAAGCTGGCTGAGCGCCGAGGAGCATCTCGGGATCATCGAGCGCGTCGGCTCGCCGGCGGTGAAGGTCTATTACGACGTAGCGAACTCCACAGAACGTGGCTACGACATTGGGAAAGGGATTCGCTGGCTGGGCAAGCAGGGCCAGATTTGTGAATTCCACATGAAAGAGAATGGGGCTCTGCTCGGCCAGGGCAAGGTGGACTTCAAGAAAGTCCGCGCCGCCCTCGACGACATCGGCTACCGCGGCGCGATGCAAATCGAAGGCGCCGTTCCGCCCGGCGGCAAGCTCGTTGAAAGTTACATTCGGAACCGGAAGTTCTTGAGGGAAATCTTTCCCGCCGACGCATGA
- a CDS encoding SUMF1/EgtB/PvdO family nonheme iron enzyme: protein MQRSHPHIPLNSRRTIQLPDMTSWLCGLMIVGLAGSTSAETTKPTAGCEENPTHSFAIPAWAFDRGNAQTFTKEWADAGPMVAFGGESPVFVVYEIEFPNATDYRLRVQYAAADKRPVVLSVDGRMITNVCRSATGSWNTSGAGWEESALFRLTAGKHTLRLERASAFPHVMNLRFDSALPLPTGWVVNRPKARKLSDPAPAPTLTLHEPGVNLPALRRAIEDLARTFGESYRDGPRFFARLAELESAVAAQEDVRQKFIALQREALLANPLLDFKDVLLVKRRAKSPSLGLPQNWESNCSLPRSGYDDELCVWSRNDADAEPRTVFKPGRKFIGDVDLHWDADRVLFSMPGTNGRWQVFELALQPGASPRQLTGEQPDVDSYDACYLPNGKVAFTSTAMFVGVPCVNGSAHVANLYVMDADGRNIRQLCFDQEHNWCPTVMNDGRVLYARWEYADTPHSNSRMLFTMNPDGTSQAAYLGSGSYWPNSFFYARPIPNHPTKVVAVIGGHHDHPRMGELVVFDPQQGRLEGEPAVQRIPGFGKKVEPLIRDGLTLESWPKFLHPWPLSEKYFLVAGKPSPRAPWGIYLADVFDNLLPLKQLPDFALLEPIPLRKTTRPPVIPERVNPARTDAIVVLQDVYGGEGMRGVPRGTVKALRLFTYHYAYQGMGGLLGVVGMDGPWDIKRVLGTVPVEADGSARFRVPANMPISIQPLDAEGKALQLMRSWMTAMPGETVQCTGCHDRQNSAPPANSFLAMGKPPSDITPWRGPVRGFSFAREVQPVIDRNCVSCHDGKPQPDGSTPPNLRGDVKLADWSSVTPGNGGYAKTAGKFSVGYAALHRYVRRPGIESDFHVLEPLEFHADTTQLVQMLKQGHYGVQLDAEAWDRLVTWIDLNTPYHGTWGEEIASPGKQRERRRDLLKRYANLDDDSEAVPVAAGASKRGPAEHQRTTHAETQAAAHAGTLPTVPGWPFGAAEAKRRQTASGPSDKRHLELSPGISLELMRVPAGEFLMGSQDGPPDEQPVSRVRIAEAFWMAQCEINNAQFACFNPAHDSRVEDKNTYQFGIHGYPANEPSQPVVRVSWQEAMAFCHWLAARTGLHFTLPTEAQWEWACRAGAATPFNFGPRDTDFSGHANFADAKLREFASDPYTVDKPLADATPYDDWIPKDTRFNDGALLAVAPGRYAPNAWGLQDMHGNVAEWTRSSYAPYPWATDGRDDGSTTGRKVVRGGSWRDVPARGTASFRLSYQPWQRVYNVGFRVVCEGEWKGTATTVSTAGAGHGQGVSAK, encoded by the coding sequence ATGCAACGAAGCCATCCACATATTCCGTTGAACAGCCGCAGGACGATTCAGTTGCCGGACATGACTTCGTGGCTCTGTGGCCTGATGATCGTGGGGCTGGCTGGTTCGACGTCGGCCGAGACGACGAAACCAACCGCAGGCTGCGAGGAGAATCCAACGCACTCCTTCGCCATCCCGGCGTGGGCGTTTGACCGCGGTAACGCGCAGACCTTCACGAAGGAATGGGCCGACGCCGGGCCGATGGTTGCGTTCGGTGGCGAGTCGCCGGTCTTCGTGGTATATGAGATTGAGTTCCCGAATGCGACCGACTACCGGCTGCGCGTTCAATACGCTGCGGCGGACAAACGTCCGGTGGTCCTTTCGGTGGACGGCCGCATGATCACGAACGTATGCCGGAGCGCAACGGGTTCGTGGAACACGAGCGGCGCCGGGTGGGAGGAAAGCGCATTGTTCCGGCTGACCGCCGGGAAACACACGCTCAGGCTCGAGCGCGCCAGTGCCTTCCCGCATGTGATGAATCTGCGCTTCGACTCCGCGCTGCCGCTGCCGACCGGCTGGGTGGTCAACCGGCCCAAAGCGCGCAAACTTTCCGACCCGGCTCCGGCTCCCACCCTCACGCTGCACGAACCCGGGGTGAACCTGCCCGCGCTGCGCCGAGCCATCGAAGATCTCGCTCGCACGTTTGGAGAAAGCTACCGCGACGGTCCTCGCTTCTTCGCCCGACTCGCGGAGCTTGAGTCCGCCGTCGCCGCGCAAGAGGATGTCCGTCAGAAGTTCATCGCCCTCCAGCGCGAAGCCTTGCTCGCAAATCCGCTGCTGGACTTCAAAGACGTTTTGCTGGTCAAACGACGCGCCAAGTCCCCCTCGCTCGGTCTGCCACAAAACTGGGAAAGCAACTGCTCCCTGCCCAGGAGCGGTTATGACGACGAGTTGTGTGTGTGGTCACGGAACGACGCGGACGCCGAACCGCGCACGGTGTTCAAGCCGGGAAGAAAATTTATCGGTGACGTGGACCTGCATTGGGATGCGGACCGCGTGTTGTTCTCGATGCCCGGCACGAACGGTCGCTGGCAGGTTTTTGAACTCGCACTTCAGCCGGGAGCTTCGCCCCGCCAGCTCACTGGCGAGCAGCCCGACGTGGACAGCTACGATGCCTGTTATCTGCCGAACGGCAAGGTCGCCTTCACTTCCACCGCGATGTTCGTCGGCGTGCCGTGTGTGAACGGCAGTGCGCACGTCGCCAACCTCTACGTCATGGACGCCGATGGCCGGAACATCCGGCAGCTTTGTTTTGATCAGGAACACAACTGGTGTCCGACCGTGATGAACGATGGTCGCGTCCTTTATGCGCGTTGGGAATACGCCGACACGCCGCACTCGAACTCGCGCATGCTTTTCACCATGAACCCCGACGGCACGAGCCAGGCCGCGTATCTTGGCAGCGGTTCGTATTGGCCGAATTCGTTCTTCTACGCGCGGCCGATTCCGAATCATCCCACGAAGGTCGTCGCGGTCATCGGCGGCCACCACGATCACCCGCGCATGGGCGAACTTGTTGTCTTTGATCCACAGCAGGGTCGGCTCGAAGGCGAGCCAGCGGTGCAGCGCATTCCCGGGTTCGGTAAAAAAGTCGAGCCGCTCATCCGCGACGGGCTGACATTGGAAAGCTGGCCGAAGTTCCTTCACCCCTGGCCGTTGAGCGAAAAATATTTTCTCGTCGCGGGCAAACCCTCGCCGCGCGCGCCGTGGGGAATTTACCTTGCCGACGTGTTCGACAATCTCCTGCCACTGAAGCAGCTTCCAGACTTCGCGCTGCTGGAGCCCATCCCACTGCGCAAGACCACGCGCCCGCCGGTCATCCCTGAGCGCGTGAACCCGGCGCGCACCGACGCGATCGTGGTGTTGCAGGATGTTTATGGCGGCGAGGGGATGCGCGGCGTTCCGCGCGGCACGGTGAAGGCGCTGCGCCTGTTCACCTATCACTACGCCTATCAGGGAATGGGCGGTTTGCTGGGCGTGGTCGGCATGGACGGTCCGTGGGACATCAAGCGCGTGCTCGGCACCGTGCCGGTCGAGGCCGATGGCTCGGCGCGTTTCCGCGTGCCGGCGAACATGCCCATCTCGATCCAACCGCTCGATGCCGAAGGCAAGGCGCTCCAGCTCATGCGCAGTTGGATGACCGCGATGCCCGGCGAAACCGTGCAATGCACCGGCTGCCACGACCGCCAGAATTCCGCGCCGCCTGCGAACTCGTTCCTCGCAATGGGCAAGCCGCCGTCGGACATCACGCCGTGGCGCGGACCGGTTCGGGGTTTCAGTTTCGCGCGCGAAGTGCAGCCCGTCATTGATCGGAATTGCGTCAGTTGTCATGACGGCAAGCCGCAACCGGACGGCAGCACGCCTCCCAACCTGCGCGGCGACGTGAAACTGGCCGACTGGAGTTCGGTCACGCCCGGCAACGGCGGCTACGCGAAGACGGCGGGAAAATTTTCGGTGGGCTACGCGGCGCTGCATCGCTACGTGCGGCGGCCGGGCATTGAAAGCGACTTCCACGTGCTCGAACCGCTGGAGTTCCACGCGGACACCACGCAACTTGTGCAAATGCTGAAGCAGGGGCATTACGGCGTGCAACTCGATGCCGAGGCGTGGGACCGGCTGGTGACGTGGATTGATTTGAACACGCCCTATCACGGCACGTGGGGCGAGGAAATCGCGTCGCCCGGAAAGCAGCGCGAGCGTCGCCGCGACTTGTTGAAACGCTACGCGAATTTGGATGATGATTCGGAGGCGGTGCCGGTAGCTGCCGGAGCGAGCAAGCGAGGTCCGGCTGAACATCAGCGCACCACCCACGCTGAAACCCAAGCAGCCGCGCATGCCGGCACGCTGCCCACAGTTCCCGGCTGGCCGTTTGGGGCGGCTGAGGCCAAACGCCGTCAGACCGCGTCCGGCCCGTCCGACAAACGCCACTTGGAACTGTCGCCCGGCATCAGCCTGGAATTGATGCGCGTTCCTGCTGGCGAGTTCCTTATGGGCAGCCAGGACGGTCCGCCAGACGAACAACCCGTCTCCCGCGTCCGCATTGCGGAAGCCTTCTGGATGGCGCAGTGCGAAATCAACAACGCGCAATTCGCCTGCTTCAACCCGGCGCACGACAGCCGCGTCGAGGACAAGAACACTTACCAGTTCGGCATTCACGGTTATCCGGCCAATGAACCTTCGCAGCCAGTCGTGCGCGTCTCCTGGCAGGAGGCCATGGCGTTTTGTCACTGGCTCGCCGCCCGCACCGGCCTGCACTTCACTTTACCGACCGAGGCGCAATGGGAATGGGCCTGTCGCGCCGGCGCCGCCACGCCGTTCAATTTCGGCCCGCGCGACACCGACTTCTCCGGCCACGCAAATTTCGCCGACGCCAAACTACGCGAGTTCGCCAGCGATCCCTACACTGTGGACAAGCCGCTCGCCGACGCCACGCCCTATGACGACTGGATTCCGAAAGACACCCGCTTCAACGACGGCGCGCTCCTCGCCGTGGCGCCGGGACGCTACGCGCCGAACGCGTGGGGTTTGCAAGACATGCACGGCAACGTCGCCGAATGGACCCGCTCCAGCTATGCGCCTTATCCATGGGCGACGGACGGTCGCGATGACGGGAGCACCACCGGCCGGAAAGTGGTGCGCGGCGGTTCGTGGCGTGATGTTCCCGCGCGAGGGACGGCCAGTTTTCGCTTGAGTTACCAGCCGTGGCAGCGGGTTTACAACGTCGGCTTCCGCGTGGTGTGCGAAGGTGAATGGAAAGGGACCGCTACGACCGTCAGCACCGCCGGCGCGGGCCACGGGCAGGGCGTTTCGGCAAAGTGA
- a CDS encoding beta-propeller fold lactonase family protein has translation MHQQAVQPVRNAARANARRTPTIWRLGLAAWFLFCMLGAWIANSAEPANPVFYTPAKQNSLLAPSVVTASAEGGKFYVACEATAEVLVFDSVAKKVTARISVTASPSGLALSEDGARLYVTCAGTASTVCIVDLAKRKVIERLPAGYQAQSPVLSRDGRTLYVCNRFNNDVSVFDLATLKEVRRIAVPREPFSAAVTPDGKHLLVANHIHAGRSDEDVVASSVSVIDLAAGKVLKEIPLPNGSTLLRDLRISPDGRYAVVAHILARFHLPTTQIERGWINTSAGSIIDLAEMKLLNTVLFDNIDSGAATPWAVAWTRDGRQLLVTHAGTHELSVVDFPALLEKLGKMPAVVDPGKPVDYTAASRTAADVPNDLSFLVGVRQRLKLPGKGPRSVTVAGGHAWVANYFSDTLNEVDLTADPMRVESFPLGAAPQMTTARLGEFYFNDATICFQGWQACSSCHSHDARVDGMNWDNLNDGIGNPKSAKSLLFAHQTPPSMWLGVRSNAYVSVRAGIRFSLFTVQPPEVADAIDDYLKSLKPMPSPHLVKGKLSPAAERGKKLFFDEKVACADCHKGAFLTDMKLHDVGTVGKFDQPTDRFDTPSLIEVWRSGPYLHDGRAATIRDIFTTFQREDKHGVTSHLTPKQIDDLVEYVLSL, from the coding sequence ATGCATCAGCAAGCAGTCCAGCCAGTAAGAAATGCCGCGCGCGCAAACGCACGACGCACACCCACCATTTGGCGGCTTGGCCTTGCCGCGTGGTTTCTCTTTTGCATGCTTGGGGCGTGGATCGCCAACTCGGCTGAGCCCGCCAATCCCGTTTTCTACACACCGGCGAAGCAGAACTCCTTGCTGGCGCCCAGCGTCGTCACAGCCTCGGCCGAGGGCGGCAAATTTTACGTGGCGTGCGAAGCCACCGCCGAGGTTCTCGTCTTTGACTCGGTTGCAAAGAAGGTCACCGCCCGGATCTCCGTGACTGCTTCGCCTTCGGGGCTGGCGCTCTCCGAGGACGGCGCGCGGCTTTACGTCACCTGCGCCGGGACGGCCAGCACCGTGTGCATCGTGGACTTGGCGAAGCGCAAAGTGATCGAGCGATTGCCGGCGGGTTACCAAGCGCAATCACCGGTGCTCAGCCGGGACGGACGGACGCTTTATGTCTGCAATCGCTTCAACAACGACGTGAGTGTCTTCGACCTTGCGACGCTGAAAGAAGTCCGGCGCATCGCCGTACCGCGCGAACCGTTTTCCGCCGCGGTGACACCAGACGGCAAACACCTCCTCGTCGCGAATCACATCCACGCCGGACGGTCGGATGAGGATGTTGTGGCGTCCAGCGTGAGCGTCATTGATCTCGCGGCGGGCAAGGTGCTCAAGGAAATTCCTCTTCCCAACGGAAGCACGTTGCTGCGCGACCTCCGCATCTCGCCAGATGGCCGCTACGCCGTCGTGGCGCACATCCTTGCGCGCTTCCATCTGCCCACCACGCAAATCGAGCGCGGCTGGATCAACACCAGCGCCGGCAGCATCATTGACCTCGCGGAGATGAAACTGCTCAACACCGTCCTGTTCGACAACATTGATTCCGGGGCGGCGACTCCCTGGGCGGTGGCGTGGACGCGCGATGGCCGGCAACTGCTCGTCACACACGCCGGCACACACGAGTTGAGCGTGGTGGATTTTCCGGCGCTGCTCGAGAAGCTCGGCAAAATGCCCGCCGTGGTTGATCCCGGCAAACCTGTGGACTACACCGCCGCGTCGCGCACGGCGGCGGATGTGCCTAACGACTTGTCGTTCCTCGTCGGCGTGCGCCAGCGCCTCAAGCTGCCCGGCAAAGGTCCGCGCTCGGTCACCGTCGCCGGCGGCCACGCGTGGGTGGCGAATTATTTTTCCGACACGCTCAACGAAGTGGACCTCACCGCCGACCCGATGCGAGTTGAATCATTTCCGCTCGGCGCCGCGCCCCAGATGACGACCGCCCGGCTTGGCGAATTCTACTTCAACGACGCCACGATTTGCTTTCAAGGCTGGCAGGCGTGTTCGAGCTGTCACTCGCACGATGCGCGCGTGGACGGAATGAACTGGGACAACCTCAACGACGGCATCGGTAATCCGAAAAGCGCTAAAAGTCTTTTGTTCGCCCACCAGACGCCGCCTTCGATGTGGCTCGGTGTGCGCTCCAATGCTTATGTCTCCGTGCGCGCCGGTATTCGCTTCAGCCTCTTCACCGTGCAACCGCCCGAAGTTGCAGATGCGATTGACGACTACCTCAAATCGCTCAAGCCCATGCCCAGCCCGCATCTGGTCAAGGGCAAGCTGTCGCCGGCCGCCGAGCGTGGGAAGAAGTTGTTCTTTGACGAGAAGGTTGCCTGTGCCGATTGCCACAAGGGCGCGTTCCTCACTGACATGAAGCTGCACGACGTCGGCACGGTCGGGAAGTTTGACCAACCCACGGATCGCTTCGACACACCGTCGCTCATCGAAGTGTGGCGCAGCGGACCGTATCTGCACGACGGCCGCGCCGCGACCATCCGGGACATTTTCACGACGTTCCAGCGCGAAGATAAACACGGTGTCACCTCGCATCTGACCCCCAAACAAATTGACGACCTCGTCGAATACGTGTTGTCGCTATGA
- a CDS encoding aldo/keto reductase, producing the protein MKTRPLGNSGLNASVVGLGTWVLGGGRAWGTDANDAESIRTIHAALDAGINLIDTAPAYGWGRSEEVVGKALKGRRDGVILATKCGLWTDDDRGSFFTEFDGRIMRRSLRPDTIQIEIERSLKRLGVDCIDLYQTHWPSVPPDFTPIADTIACLLKLCDAGKIRALGVCNVSSDELEENLRASASRVVSDQFRYSMLHRDPEKDILPLCAQRNVATLTYMSLEQGLLTGKVGMDRVFGKDEFRSNEAWNPWLALPNRRRVLDLLDGWRDLTKKYSCTLVHLVIAWTAAQPGVTHVLCGARRVEQALENAAAGNLRLAPDDLEQMRCDVEALGEPLREKAELRT; encoded by the coding sequence ATGAAAACTCGTCCGCTCGGAAACTCCGGTCTGAATGCATCTGTGGTCGGCCTCGGCACTTGGGTGCTCGGTGGCGGCAGGGCTTGGGGCACGGACGCCAACGACGCCGAGTCCATTCGCACCATCCACGCGGCGCTTGATGCGGGCATCAATCTCATCGACACCGCGCCAGCCTACGGTTGGGGCCGCAGCGAAGAAGTGGTGGGCAAAGCGCTCAAGGGACGACGCGATGGGGTCATCCTCGCCACCAAGTGCGGGCTGTGGACCGATGACGACCGCGGTTCGTTCTTCACGGAGTTCGATGGTCGCATCATGCGCCGCAGCTTGCGACCGGACACAATTCAGATCGAAATCGAGCGCAGCCTGAAGCGACTCGGCGTGGATTGCATTGATCTTTACCAGACGCACTGGCCCTCCGTGCCGCCGGACTTCACACCCATCGCCGACACGATCGCCTGCCTGCTCAAACTGTGCGACGCCGGGAAGATTCGCGCCCTCGGCGTCTGCAATGTTTCCTCTGATGAACTCGAGGAGAACCTTCGCGCCAGCGCGAGCCGCGTGGTGAGCGACCAGTTCCGCTATTCGATGCTCCATCGCGACCCGGAGAAAGACATTCTTCCGCTTTGCGCGCAGCGGAACGTCGCCACCCTCACCTACATGTCGCTCGAACAGGGATTGCTCACGGGCAAGGTGGGCATGGATCGCGTGTTCGGCAAAGACGAGTTTCGCAGCAACGAGGCGTGGAATCCGTGGCTGGCATTGCCGAACCGCCGGCGTGTTCTCGACCTGCTCGACGGCTGGCGCGATCTCACGAAAAAATACTCCTGCACACTTGTCCATCTGGTCATCGCCTGGACCGCAGCGCAGCCGGGCGTGACGCACGTGTTGTGCGGCGCGCGCCGCGTGGAGCAGGCCCTGGAGAATGCCGCGGCTGGAAACTTGCGTCTCGCTCCGGACGACCTCGAACAAATGCGCTGCGACGTCGAAGCGCTCGGCGAACCGCTGCGCGAAAAAGCCGAACTCAGGACCTGA